A window of the Bdellovibrionales bacterium genome harbors these coding sequences:
- a CDS encoding cell wall-associated protein wapA codes for MKKIFFALLIWSSSSSALVDMKNANFSDYWVDFSLAGSGYDLKIDRKYSSRSLFSGIFGFGWCSTIENHLDITLEGNLVLQDCDGGLNVSYYPANYNTQLINDSVDKIIVLLKRKDNEKPKSHFEDLRERLRQDHKLRTQLAAEVGFKITPTKNTVFLANGKDVDRITFDGESYVRTMPDGVVQKFDTKGSLVTMTDRAKNWIRISYTNNLPSQIIDNQNRKFTFSYTPEGKVKQIFAPSNSSMTYKFSGEDLVGVTNAWKNSYIYDYDQGHNLSKISYPDGTYKAISYIESKDWVKQFRDRDGCLESFEFTMSPSDPKNHYWSTASKNCKGKVVTKSRYEFWYQSRPDREKYLSRVVTERNNDIVDISYHQDFAKPIAIRHNASVITLQYYPNGLVKSKTVSGPEAQTADQEKYTISFDYDSANRITETNTESFAKGGKSNHKKKTVYKYDVAGRLVSAKNSDGQYVDIKYNSLGLISEISDQAKKEISIEYDQKTMRPSTIIRPSVGSISLTYDAKGEIAKIKNKGGPTVTAQVRTTYNNFVDIVGPVTSELNLVL; via the coding sequence ATGAAAAAAATCTTCTTCGCTTTATTAATTTGGTCCTCTTCTTCCTCTGCGCTTGTCGACATGAAGAATGCGAATTTTTCTGATTACTGGGTCGATTTTTCTCTAGCTGGCTCTGGCTATGATCTAAAGATCGATCGCAAGTACAGCAGTCGCTCATTGTTTTCTGGAATTTTTGGGTTTGGCTGGTGTTCCACCATCGAAAATCACCTGGATATCACTCTCGAGGGTAATCTTGTACTTCAAGATTGCGACGGAGGACTCAACGTCAGTTATTATCCGGCCAACTATAATACACAGCTTATTAATGATTCGGTCGATAAAATTATCGTGCTTCTAAAACGCAAAGATAATGAGAAACCGAAATCCCATTTTGAAGATCTCCGCGAGCGCTTAAGACAAGATCATAAACTGAGAACTCAACTCGCCGCCGAGGTCGGGTTTAAAATCACTCCCACAAAAAATACAGTTTTTCTAGCGAATGGCAAAGACGTAGATCGTATAACGTTTGATGGCGAAAGCTACGTTCGAACCATGCCCGATGGGGTGGTTCAAAAGTTCGACACCAAGGGAAGCTTGGTGACAATGACAGATCGGGCAAAAAACTGGATCAGAATTTCCTATACGAACAATCTTCCCAGCCAGATTATCGACAACCAAAACCGAAAATTCACTTTTTCCTATACGCCTGAAGGTAAAGTAAAACAAATTTTTGCCCCCAGTAACTCCTCTATGACTTATAAATTTTCAGGAGAGGATCTTGTGGGTGTGACTAACGCTTGGAAAAACTCATATATTTATGACTACGATCAAGGGCATAATCTTTCGAAAATCAGTTACCCCGACGGAACCTACAAAGCCATTAGCTACATTGAATCCAAAGATTGGGTGAAGCAATTTCGTGATCGTGATGGATGTTTAGAAAGCTTTGAGTTTACAATGTCCCCGTCGGATCCCAAAAACCACTATTGGTCGACGGCTTCTAAGAACTGCAAAGGAAAAGTTGTGACCAAGAGCCGCTACGAATTTTGGTATCAATCGCGTCCGGATCGCGAAAAATACCTCAGTCGAGTCGTTACCGAAAGAAATAACGACATCGTTGATATTTCTTACCACCAAGATTTTGCCAAGCCGATCGCTATCCGCCATAATGCAAGCGTCATTACTCTACAGTACTACCCTAATGGACTTGTCAAAAGTAAAACAGTCAGCGGACCTGAGGCCCAAACTGCAGATCAGGAAAAGTACACCATCAGTTTCGACTACGATTCTGCCAATCGCATCACTGAAACAAATACCGAATCGTTTGCTAAAGGTGGCAAAAGCAATCACAAAAAGAAGACCGTCTATAAGTATGATGTCGCGGGTCGATTGGTTTCTGCAAAGAATTCCGACGGCCAATATGTGGATATCAAATACAATAGTTTAGGGCTTATCTCAGAAATTTCTGACCAAGCCAAAAAAGAAATTTCTATTGAGTATGATCAAAAGACAATGCGTCCGTCGACAATCATTAGACCTTCTGTCGGATCTATCTCATTAACCTATGATGCCAAAGGTGAGATCGCTAAAATTAAAAATAAGGGCGGGCCCACGGTCACGGCACAAGTACGAACCACCTATAATAATTTTGTCGATATTGTTGGCCCGGTTACTTCGGAACTGAATCTGGTTCTGTAG
- a CDS encoding response regulator, with protein MKVYIVDDTAFIRILCRYHLTNAGFEVVGETYDGAEAIQQIIALQPDCVIVDMALPSKNGVEVIHEVQAHFPHIQFIILSALDEDAIAYTNNSISYHCYIAKPFEGSDLVAAVREVEAKAKKDLHG; from the coding sequence ATGAAAGTTTATATCGTAGACGATACGGCGTTTATAAGGATTTTGTGCCGATATCATTTAACCAATGCGGGATTCGAAGTGGTCGGCGAAACCTACGATGGTGCCGAAGCTATCCAACAAATTATTGCCCTACAGCCCGACTGCGTGATTGTGGACATGGCTCTTCCCAGTAAAAATGGTGTCGAAGTGATTCATGAGGTTCAAGCGCATTTCCCCCACATTCAATTTATTATTCTATCTGCCTTAGATGAAGACGCCATTGCTTACACAAATAATTCCATCAGTTATCACTGCTACATTGCTAAGCCGTTTGAAGGTTCAGATCTCGTAGCCGCGGTTCGCGAAGTTGAGGCGAAGGCCAAAAAGGATCTCCATGGCTGA
- a CDS encoding porin family protein encodes MYNHRTFIQVALGLSLVFFSMYSLAAKDGVTYTSTIDSALTIHKISYLPTTDNVDGILARPFDVKLKELLQADHQWEYVDSQFIGSIISPYELMKTQSKVTKIGKPIGADALLIAEVRKNPKDIVVSLNLFSVQDGKLITQLVTSDLPQSSTDKALAHLELLYSQLKFKIPYDGLILSRTKNRVTMNLGQIDNILPGQVLNCSKIVEVQRHPKLGYIMQNEKALLGTIKVLKVDKALAFGDIVSESEPGAIQKDSKITGARMVNYKAEDWIKKDYLPPEMVLSENNQIVGGTEEWKPQDPPTFGQVSAGILLGPQQYSLSLQDGTTYTSKTSFYPAINIAGQIWINPEWYLDVGIQQGTASSKNPVAGGSPGDLTTSYGQYTFDLGYNLLLKDDFWDSKLFFALGIYNFRLSVDNSNPVGLTSLEYKSLRLTLGGKTPVDDANRFYAGAMLYWYLNPSMNEDPVSSGSEKSRIVHFNFSGDYRYSERVWINSGIDFKTLTTNFSGTGTRPGSPGQKATNRFTQLNLGITYMF; translated from the coding sequence ATGTACAATCATAGGACTTTCATCCAAGTTGCTCTCGGTTTATCACTGGTTTTCTTTTCCATGTATTCACTGGCCGCAAAAGACGGCGTGACTTACACCAGCACGATTGATTCTGCGTTAACAATTCATAAAATTTCGTATCTTCCTACCACAGATAACGTCGACGGAATTCTCGCTCGCCCCTTCGATGTAAAACTCAAAGAACTCTTACAAGCCGATCATCAGTGGGAATATGTCGACTCACAATTCATTGGAAGTATTATTAGCCCTTACGAGTTGATGAAAACCCAGAGCAAAGTCACCAAGATTGGGAAGCCCATTGGGGCAGACGCGCTTCTGATTGCGGAAGTTCGAAAAAATCCTAAAGACATCGTGGTGTCTTTAAATTTATTTAGCGTTCAAGATGGGAAACTCATCACGCAGCTTGTGACCTCGGATCTTCCTCAGAGTTCCACGGATAAGGCCTTAGCGCATTTAGAGCTTCTCTACTCCCAACTGAAATTTAAGATTCCCTACGATGGGCTTATTCTAAGCCGAACTAAAAATCGCGTAACTATGAACCTCGGCCAAATCGACAACATTTTGCCGGGGCAAGTTTTGAATTGCTCTAAGATCGTGGAAGTTCAACGCCATCCTAAGCTCGGCTATATCATGCAAAACGAAAAAGCGCTTTTGGGTACTATCAAAGTTCTCAAAGTGGATAAAGCATTAGCTTTTGGCGATATTGTTTCTGAATCCGAACCGGGCGCTATTCAGAAGGATAGCAAGATCACTGGTGCACGCATGGTGAATTACAAGGCTGAGGATTGGATTAAGAAAGACTATCTCCCCCCAGAGATGGTTCTTTCGGAAAACAATCAAATTGTGGGTGGAACCGAAGAGTGGAAACCTCAAGACCCTCCGACTTTTGGACAAGTTTCAGCAGGAATATTATTGGGGCCTCAGCAGTATTCGCTTTCACTTCAAGATGGTACGACTTACACCTCAAAAACGTCTTTCTATCCTGCGATTAATATTGCTGGCCAGATTTGGATAAATCCCGAGTGGTATCTCGATGTGGGCATCCAGCAAGGAACAGCTTCGTCCAAAAATCCTGTGGCCGGAGGAAGTCCTGGAGATCTCACAACCTCTTATGGGCAATACACGTTCGACCTGGGCTACAACCTACTCTTGAAGGATGACTTTTGGGACTCTAAACTTTTCTTCGCTCTTGGGATTTACAATTTCCGTCTCAGTGTGGACAACAGCAACCCGGTAGGCCTGACGTCTCTCGAGTACAAATCCCTTAGACTGACCCTCGGAGGAAAAACTCCGGTGGACGACGCGAATCGCTTTTATGCTGGGGCGATGCTTTATTGGTATTTGAATCCGAGCATGAACGAGGATCCCGTGAGCTCGGGTTCAGAAAAAAGTCGAATCGTTCATTTCAATTTTTCGGGAGACTACCGCTATAGTGAACGCGTGTGGATTAACTCAGGAATCGATTTTAAAACTTTAACAACTAACTTTTCGGGGACAGGCACCCGGCCCGGTTCACCAGGACAAAAAGCGACCAATCGCTTCACCCAGTTGAACCTAGGCATAACCTATATGTTCTAA
- the groL gene encoding chaperonin GroEL (60 kDa chaperone family; promotes refolding of misfolded polypeptides especially under stressful conditions; forms two stacked rings of heptamers to form a barrel-shaped 14mer; ends can be capped by GroES; misfolded proteins enter the barrel where they are refolded when GroES binds), protein MSKELRFSEDARKAILKGVNTLADAVKVTLGPKGRNVVIEKSFGSPLITKDGVTVAKEIELENKFENMGAQMVKEVASKTNEDAGDGTTTATVLAQAIYREGVKIVSAGQNPMSVKRGIDKAVQTVIAELKKLSKPINSNDEISQVGTISANNDPEIGKMISQAMDKVGREGVITIEDSKTAQTELEVVEGMQFDRGYLSPYFVTNSERMEAVLENAYVLIYDKKISSMKDFVGILEAVAETRKPLLIIAEEVEGEALATLVVNKLRGGLQVVAVKAPGFGDRRKAMLEDIAVLTGANVISEDIGRKLEQATLDDLGTAKRIVVDKDNTTVIDGSGAKKEIEARVATLRSQIDETTSDYDKEKLKERLAKLSGGVAVIHVGAPSEVEMKEKKARVEDALNATRAAVEEGIIAGGGTGLLRASTLIDKDAYSEEERFGALIIKRACEAPIRQIATNAGLDGAIVVDRVLGNKTSSYGFNAYKEEYEDLVKAGVIDPVKVVRCALENAASVASLMLTTETMIADAPKKDEPAAGGMPGGMGGMGGMGGMM, encoded by the coding sequence ATGAGCAAAGAATTACGTTTTAGTGAAGACGCCCGTAAAGCCATTCTCAAAGGTGTAAACACACTCGCGGATGCGGTAAAAGTAACGTTGGGCCCTAAAGGTCGTAACGTGGTTATCGAAAAATCATTTGGTTCACCACTCATTACAAAAGATGGTGTTACTGTCGCCAAAGAAATCGAATTAGAAAATAAATTCGAAAACATGGGCGCCCAGATGGTTAAAGAAGTCGCAAGCAAAACGAACGAAGATGCTGGTGACGGAACTACAACAGCAACTGTACTCGCTCAAGCGATCTATCGCGAAGGCGTAAAAATCGTTTCTGCAGGCCAAAACCCAATGTCTGTAAAGCGCGGAATCGATAAAGCCGTACAAACAGTAATAGCTGAGCTCAAAAAACTCAGCAAACCGATCAACTCCAACGACGAAATCTCTCAAGTTGGAACTATCTCTGCGAACAACGACCCAGAAATCGGAAAAATGATCTCTCAAGCCATGGATAAAGTGGGCCGCGAAGGCGTGATCACTATCGAAGACAGCAAAACAGCTCAAACCGAGCTCGAAGTTGTTGAAGGTATGCAATTTGACCGCGGTTATCTCTCTCCTTACTTCGTTACAAATTCCGAAAGAATGGAAGCTGTTCTCGAGAACGCCTACGTTCTTATCTACGATAAAAAAATCAGTTCGATGAAGGACTTCGTGGGTATTCTTGAAGCTGTTGCCGAAACTCGTAAGCCTCTCTTGATCATCGCTGAAGAAGTTGAGGGCGAAGCGCTTGCAACTCTCGTTGTGAACAAGCTTCGTGGTGGCTTACAAGTCGTTGCCGTAAAAGCTCCTGGATTTGGTGATCGCCGTAAAGCTATGTTGGAAGACATCGCTGTATTAACTGGTGCAAACGTCATCAGCGAGGACATCGGTCGTAAACTTGAGCAAGCCACACTTGATGATCTCGGAACTGCGAAGCGCATCGTTGTTGATAAAGACAACACGACAGTGATTGATGGTTCTGGCGCTAAAAAAGAAATTGAAGCTCGCGTTGCGACTCTTCGTTCTCAAATCGATGAGACCACTAGCGACTACGATAAAGAAAAACTCAAAGAGCGCTTAGCGAAACTCTCTGGCGGTGTGGCCGTGATTCACGTTGGAGCTCCTTCAGAAGTTGAAATGAAAGAGAAAAAAGCTCGCGTAGAAGATGCCCTCAATGCAACTCGCGCAGCGGTTGAAGAAGGTATCATCGCTGGTGGCGGTACTGGTCTTCTCCGGGCTTCGACTCTGATTGATAAAGACGCTTACTCTGAAGAAGAGCGTTTCGGTGCTCTCATTATCAAGAGAGCGTGCGAAGCTCCTATCCGTCAAATCGCGACGAACGCGGGACTTGATGGCGCTATCGTTGTCGATCGCGTTCTTGGAAACAAGACCTCTTCTTACGGCTTCAACGCTTACAAAGAAGAGTACGAAGATCTCGTAAAAGCAGGTGTTATTGATCCAGTAAAAGTGGTTCGTTGCGCGCTTGAGAATGCGGCTTCTGTCGCGTCTTTGATGCTCACAACTGAGACCATGATTGCGGATGCACCTAAGAAAGACGAACCAGCTGCGGGTGGAATGCCTGGCGGTATGGGTGGTATGGGAGGTATGGGCGGCATGATGTAA
- the groES gene encoding co-chaperone GroES, with protein sequence MGVNIRPLHDRILVRRMKEDEKTAGGLIIPDTAKEKPQKGEIVAAGNGRVNEDGKVFPLEVKVGDKILFSKYGGTEIKIGTEELLMMTESDVLGVIN encoded by the coding sequence ATGGGAGTTAACATTCGCCCTTTGCACGATCGTATTCTTGTGCGCCGAATGAAAGAAGATGAAAAAACTGCTGGTGGTTTGATTATTCCTGATACCGCTAAAGAAAAGCCTCAAAAAGGTGAAATCGTTGCTGCTGGTAACGGTCGAGTCAACGAAGACGGAAAAGTGTTCCCTCTCGAAGTCAAAGTTGGCGATAAAATTCTTTTCAGCAAGTACGGTGGAACCGAAATCAAAATCGGAACAGAAGAACTTTTAATGATGACTGAGAGCGACGTTCTCGGCGTCATCAACTAA
- a CDS encoding OmpA family protein, translated as MKTFSKFLLIQIVFSFHSLALANVAGTHLQTFNPTMDGLGFVTVHSTQTLSPGVFNFSFFTNSAWDSLPFYKLALVPDQLNYSEPDNRLWSADIGLAFGVTENWQIGVGIPMVLDQSMDASTTLGSFDDDGVTEIKLHTKYRFWQNDFFSAAGVASANFDRINNNPYSGADPGATLNLDTVGEYKMDALQTVAVNIGYRIRDQGQTIADTGVTPLSDQLTYSVAYSYLQQPWNMSFIFEIFGASAVKKTALPVDRQLTSLEALAGAKYNIDQFAIHGGFTTKLIDGLANPDFRIYLGVGYTFGPLWAEAAPVAIAPPPPPPTVTVEEQPSETIVLSAINFAFNSKNMHKASRVDFERTAVQMGKKAGTIRKLVIEGHTDSKGSDDYNKKLGQGRANTVREIILSQLPLKPDQVTAVGIGEDKPIATNDTEAGRAKNRRVEIKIYRDL; from the coding sequence GTGAAAACATTTAGTAAATTTTTATTGATCCAAATCGTCTTTAGCTTCCACTCACTGGCATTAGCCAATGTCGCCGGAACTCACTTGCAGACCTTCAATCCGACGATGGATGGCTTAGGATTTGTGACAGTGCACTCCACACAAACGCTCTCCCCCGGTGTTTTTAATTTTAGTTTTTTTACGAATTCTGCTTGGGACTCCCTTCCGTTTTACAAATTAGCTTTAGTTCCCGACCAACTGAATTACTCTGAACCCGATAACCGTCTATGGTCTGCCGATATTGGCCTTGCTTTTGGGGTCACGGAAAATTGGCAAATCGGCGTCGGTATTCCCATGGTTCTTGATCAATCTATGGATGCGTCGACGACTCTCGGAAGTTTTGACGACGATGGCGTTACTGAAATTAAGCTCCATACCAAATATCGTTTTTGGCAAAATGATTTCTTCTCTGCCGCGGGTGTCGCCTCAGCGAACTTTGATCGCATTAATAATAACCCCTACTCGGGAGCGGATCCTGGGGCGACATTAAATCTCGACACGGTTGGTGAGTATAAAATGGATGCCCTTCAAACGGTGGCTGTGAACATTGGTTACCGAATTCGTGATCAAGGGCAAACCATTGCCGATACCGGGGTGACTCCACTTTCTGACCAACTGACTTACTCCGTAGCATACTCCTACCTCCAACAACCGTGGAATATGAGTTTTATTTTTGAAATCTTCGGAGCATCGGCCGTGAAGAAAACAGCGCTTCCTGTGGATCGTCAACTGACGTCTCTTGAGGCACTCGCTGGCGCAAAATATAATATCGATCAATTTGCAATCCATGGTGGGTTCACTACTAAACTGATTGATGGTTTAGCTAATCCTGATTTTCGTATTTATTTAGGCGTCGGTTACACCTTCGGTCCTCTCTGGGCTGAAGCTGCGCCGGTAGCTATTGCACCCCCTCCACCGCCACCCACGGTGACCGTTGAAGAACAGCCGTCGGAAACCATCGTACTCTCTGCGATCAATTTTGCTTTCAATTCTAAAAATATGCACAAAGCTTCGCGAGTCGATTTCGAGCGTACCGCTGTGCAAATGGGTAAAAAGGCAGGAACGATTCGGAAACTCGTTATCGAAGGTCACACCGATAGTAAAGGATCTGATGACTACAATAAAAAGTTAGGACAAGGGCGCGCCAACACCGTGAGAGAAATCATTCTCTCCCAGCTTCCCCTTAAACCAGATCAAGTGACGGCCGTCGGTATCGGTGAGGATAAACCCATCGCGACCAATGATACCGAAGCCGGACGTGCAAAAAATCGTCGCGTCGAAATTAAGATTTACCGTGACCTCTAG
- the mltG gene encoding endolytic transglycosylase MltG, translated as MKFFKYLFVVVFILAAFASWQTYEYFSRPLPPTTPRIVTVRSGDSLRMTAAELQSKEVISSVDMFVFWARAMGHHTKIKTGEYEIPANLTMAQLFTILRSGKSIGYRVTIPEGTNLFEVAKFLEEQNLCSAVDFIQLVSNKKFVKSQIGIEASSLEGYLFPDTYFFTKADGVKLIVQQMVQRFKDKFKNLGLPLPKGWTLQEVVTLASIIEKETGAEFERKIISSVFHNRMQKNMRLQTDPTVMYGVQVKTGAPVVNITKKDLLTDTIYNTYTRNGLPPGPISNPGIEAIEAAIQPESTSYLFFVSRNDGTHVFTETYKDHSKAVTAFQLNSKAREGKSWRDLKKKPTIEPATGKTL; from the coding sequence ATGAAATTTTTTAAATACCTATTTGTTGTAGTATTTATTCTGGCGGCCTTCGCCTCATGGCAGACGTATGAATACTTCTCAAGACCGCTGCCCCCAACAACGCCACGAATTGTTACGGTTCGTTCGGGGGATTCCTTACGAATGACGGCAGCAGAGCTTCAAAGCAAGGAAGTGATTTCCTCGGTGGACATGTTTGTATTTTGGGCCCGAGCCATGGGTCATCATACAAAAATTAAAACTGGAGAGTACGAAATCCCTGCAAACCTAACCATGGCCCAATTGTTCACGATCCTTCGGAGTGGAAAGTCCATCGGCTATCGCGTTACTATTCCGGAAGGCACAAATCTCTTTGAAGTCGCCAAGTTTTTAGAGGAGCAAAACCTGTGCTCGGCCGTGGATTTTATTCAGCTCGTGTCCAATAAGAAGTTTGTGAAAAGCCAAATTGGAATTGAAGCGAGCAGTCTTGAGGGCTATTTGTTTCCGGACACTTATTTTTTTACCAAAGCTGACGGCGTAAAACTCATTGTTCAGCAAATGGTTCAAAGATTTAAAGATAAATTTAAAAACTTAGGGTTGCCTCTTCCTAAGGGTTGGACGTTACAGGAAGTCGTTACACTGGCCTCTATCATCGAAAAAGAAACCGGTGCCGAGTTTGAGAGAAAAATTATTTCGTCGGTCTTTCATAATCGGATGCAAAAAAATATGCGCTTACAAACGGATCCAACGGTGATGTATGGAGTCCAAGTGAAGACGGGGGCGCCCGTTGTAAATATCACTAAAAAAGACCTACTGACGGATACCATTTATAACACGTATACTAGGAACGGTTTGCCTCCTGGGCCTATCTCAAACCCAGGGATTGAAGCGATCGAAGCGGCCATCCAACCGGAGTCCACTTCTTATTTATTCTTTGTCAGTCGAAACGATGGAACTCATGTCTTTACAGAGACGTATAAAGACCATTCAAAGGCGGTCACGGCCTTTCAGTTGAATTCAAAGGCGCGCGAGGGGAAGTCGTGGAGAGATCTTAAAAAGAAACCCACCATCGAGCCTGCGACCGGAAAAACTTTATAA
- a CDS encoding succinylglutamate-semialdehyde dehydrogenase has product MPSIQYLGDYIQGRFVAPEAPDGVIDNKSPADLSEQVIVVPYKFTHVDQACEAAKKAFTEWSVTSLDQRIAALKKLQSTLEGSKEKIAEVISRETGKPTWESLTEVAAMINKIPITIEQGLSFIKEMEIENALPGVKGRVRHKPRGVMAVLGPFNFPGHLPNGHVVPALLTGNTVVFKPSEFTPGVAQIYAECIHKAGFPAGVFNLVQGMGETGRRLVEHQYVDGILFTGSYETGLKIKQGTMDHYWKLLALEMGGKNASIIWQDADLEKAIYESLIGSFVTAGQRCSCTSRIIIHKSIYPEFVDRFYQAAKKLEINHWSKNPFSGPLVNAKSLDTYLRFQEIAVREGSEKIMRGKQLDLPQKGYYVTPSIYAVKEPNKNSVYQKSEIFGPNVALYTVSDLQEAIDINNSTGYGLVTSIFSKTKSVYEEVYTKARSGLVNWNRTTNGGSSKLPFGGRDKSGNDRPTGSFAVYYCTVPVACLEDTGGFDPKTVLPGMNYDSK; this is encoded by the coding sequence ATGCCTTCTATTCAATATTTAGGTGATTATATCCAGGGTCGTTTTGTCGCACCGGAAGCTCCAGATGGCGTGATTGACAATAAAAGCCCGGCAGATCTCTCCGAGCAGGTCATTGTTGTTCCTTACAAATTTACTCACGTGGATCAGGCTTGCGAAGCCGCGAAGAAGGCCTTCACGGAGTGGTCGGTGACATCGTTAGATCAACGAATCGCAGCGCTTAAAAAGCTCCAGTCAACGCTGGAAGGGTCGAAGGAGAAAATCGCCGAAGTTATTTCTCGTGAAACGGGGAAGCCCACTTGGGAAAGTTTGACGGAAGTTGCGGCGATGATTAATAAAATTCCGATCACCATTGAGCAAGGCTTAAGCTTCATTAAAGAAATGGAAATTGAAAATGCTCTTCCGGGAGTTAAAGGTCGCGTTCGTCATAAGCCGCGTGGGGTGATGGCCGTCCTGGGTCCATTTAATTTTCCAGGACATTTACCCAATGGTCATGTGGTGCCGGCCCTCCTTACCGGGAACACCGTAGTCTTTAAACCCTCGGAGTTCACGCCAGGAGTGGCACAAATTTATGCCGAGTGCATCCATAAGGCGGGATTTCCTGCGGGAGTATTTAATCTCGTCCAAGGCATGGGGGAGACAGGTCGTCGATTAGTCGAACATCAGTATGTCGATGGAATTCTTTTTACGGGCTCCTATGAGACCGGTTTAAAGATCAAACAGGGAACGATGGATCACTACTGGAAACTTTTAGCTTTAGAGATGGGCGGTAAAAACGCTTCGATCATTTGGCAAGATGCAGATCTTGAGAAGGCCATTTATGAAAGTTTGATAGGCTCCTTTGTGACTGCCGGGCAACGCTGCTCTTGCACGAGTCGAATTATTATTCACAAGTCCATTTACCCGGAATTTGTGGATCGTTTTTATCAAGCTGCCAAAAAATTAGAAATCAATCACTGGAGCAAAAACCCTTTCAGTGGTCCTTTAGTGAATGCCAAATCCTTAGATACCTATCTCCGATTTCAAGAGATTGCGGTCCGTGAAGGTAGCGAAAAGATTATGCGTGGAAAACAATTAGATCTTCCTCAAAAAGGGTATTACGTCACGCCGAGCATCTACGCGGTGAAAGAGCCGAATAAAAATTCTGTTTATCAGAAGAGCGAAATTTTTGGCCCGAATGTGGCTTTGTACACGGTCAGTGATTTACAGGAAGCCATCGACATCAATAATTCAACAGGCTATGGGCTGGTCACTTCGATCTTTTCAAAAACAAAAAGTGTCTACGAAGAGGTCTACACCAAAGCTCGTAGTGGGTTAGTGAACTGGAATCGCACAACCAACGGCGGCAGTTCAAAACTCCCTTTCGGCGGGCGCGATAAATCTGGAAACGATCGTCCGACGGGAAGTTTTGCAGTCTATTACTGTACGGTCCCCGTGGCTTGTCTGGAGGATACAGGCGGTTTTGATCCCAAGACGGTACTTCCCGGAATGAATTACGACTCCAAATAG
- a CDS encoding arginine N-succinyltransferase, producing the protein MSFIVRGIREEDFEDLLALSKQFTLLNLPAEPKILKKKIQTSVQSFAGKLKKDDAEYLFVLEDLEVKRVIGTCLIIAKHGNEKYPHYFFKIIEKKRFSPQLGVGFIHSVLRLGQDTNGPTEIGGLLLDRAYRSRPEKLGRLLSLSRFIYMGMHPERFQDEVLCELSPPLTDEGRSEFWEALGRRFTGMTYHEADRLSQLHKDFIRTLFPEEDIYLSLLDSKVRLVMGEVGDETRPARYLLEKIGFKYRNEVDPFDGGPHYSAPLKDVSVIKNGQWLTVSTGTSKLKTETMIGFEDERGQFTCGKTLAVMDGDKIQLNPTGEQHLEQFVGKKAFCSKM; encoded by the coding sequence ATGAGTTTTATTGTCAGAGGAATTAGAGAAGAAGATTTTGAAGATTTATTAGCGCTGTCAAAGCAATTCACATTATTGAATCTGCCGGCAGAGCCTAAAATTTTAAAAAAGAAAATCCAAACAAGTGTTCAGTCATTTGCAGGTAAACTTAAAAAAGACGACGCGGAATATTTATTCGTCCTCGAGGATCTTGAGGTCAAGCGGGTGATTGGCACCTGTTTAATCATTGCTAAGCATGGCAACGAAAAATACCCCCATTACTTTTTTAAAATTATCGAAAAGAAAAGATTCAGTCCACAGCTCGGCGTGGGCTTTATTCACAGCGTACTGCGCTTAGGGCAAGACACCAATGGGCCGACAGAGATTGGTGGACTACTCTTAGATCGTGCGTATCGCAGTCGACCCGAAAAACTAGGGCGGTTGTTAAGTTTAAGTCGATTTATTTATATGGGAATGCATCCAGAGCGCTTCCAAGATGAAGTTCTATGTGAGTTGAGTCCTCCTCTCACCGACGAAGGAAGAAGTGAGTTTTGGGAGGCATTAGGGCGTCGGTTTACAGGAATGACTTACCACGAGGCCGACCGACTTTCCCAACTCCACAAAGATTTTATTCGTACGCTTTTCCCTGAAGAAGATATTTATCTGAGTCTTTTAGATTCAAAAGTTCGTCTGGTCATGGGAGAGGTGGGTGACGAAACTCGTCCGGCACGCTACCTTCTCGAGAAAATTGGTTTTAAATATCGTAACGAGGTCGATCCCTTCGATGGGGGTCCACACTACAGCGCACCTCTCAAGGACGTTTCTGTGATTAAAAATGGGCAGTGGCTCACGGTCAGCACGGGTACGAGCAAACTAAAAACAGAAACCATGATTGGCTTCGAAGATGAGCGGGGACAATTCACCTGCGGTAAAACCTTAGCGGTGATGGATGGCGATAAAATTCAGTTGAACCCGACTGGGGAACAGCATCTTGAACAATTTGTTGGAAAAAAAGCTTTTTGCTCTAAAATGTAA